The region CTATATTTCAGTATCATTGTAATTCAGTCagacaaataaaatgtgaatGCTACAAACTATTTattgggacaaaaaaaaaaaaaaaataaataaatcagcataGTCTATGAAAAGAAACTTTGAAGTGATCTGTAATATCTTTTATAAACCGTTTTTCAACCATCATGTCATAAAGCTACAGTACaagtattttataataattgttGCACTTCAAATATTTAAACAGCACAGAAAACGAGCAACAACGAGCGAGAAgagtatgtattttatttatattaaggAAATGCATGGCAAACAGTGgcgtgttctgaaatgaggaggcacattttttatttatttatgaataaatgtaaattcatgtgctttactcttaacgttgacacatctttcttgttaaataaacattactttacattacatcaaaaaataaaaaaaataaaccaaatacaattctattttgtaattttacactaacaatgtattgtaataaatattctatttatcaaaaccaagtcaatctcatcaagttagtgttttaagcatttctacattaattccaaaataaaataactaaaggcaataataatttaaacaatatattttatttgtgtattgatgtttttcttattaataGTCAACTTAAgctattttggatcatcagtcaccctccgtaaacaccgtctgtcacagacacgaagatgtatttttaatttcaccaagctgattgcacttAAAAAACCCCGCAGTCATCatgctttcagtccatttcaaatttgattttgacgtgacataaagcagTGATATCTGGGTGATCTGTTTtcttacttttcaattagtctcCCCATTGACGCCATCATTTGTTTATTCAAACTGACGCGCGGAACGTGCATGtcaacaagaggcgggatttatcgcacaaaccaatcatatccaatcataaccaattacatctaatcatagcgcgatggagacattgcctcctctcacgtgaatttcccccattcattctcaattaccccccacaaaacccaccgcacaCTGGGGGTCTAATGATTTTCTATCAAAGGGAgcaaagggaggcatgactTTAGGGAggctgtaactttacctgcgggtgtcgctgttgggcagtgttccttaagaaatacgagttacttgcgctctttttaatgtcataatttcgaatATCTGTGTTGTtctatatgtaatataaattattttctcacccaatttttttttttttaggaggcACTGtctcccttgcctcctcggaggaaacgcccctgatGGCAAATTATTTCCTTTGTGTAAACCTTTGTCATAAAAGCTACTGCACTCATCACCAGACGAGCACCATTAAAGCCAAATATCAATTTAGATAGCATTTTACGTTTGGtgtattatgtattatgtattatgtTGTATATATTAGTTTTCTTCGTATTATTATTCCTCCCCAATGGgactctatggcagccctatcaacagaacatgagaaaatgatggaATATGGCACAATTGTAGAGATGCTACAACCAATTAcaaagcatgctaaccagttgccattctttctaatgtggctcttcagatTTCAGGTAAACCATAAGCtgcattagcattaagttagcttagcatgctaatctGGATAACATGTTATGTTacgtaatgtttttttttttttttggtatgcTCATTCTTACAAAAAATATCTCAAAAAATCTCTTTTACAAAAATTCTTCATTCTGAGTtaattttcacatgaactactGAACTATGGCAAGTTTGTAAACACATGTCTCCCCAGTGGCGCAACAGGATGAGTGACAGACACATGACCCAGAGACTGAATCCCATGTGGGACATCTTTgtacaattgtgtgtaatgtcGTATCATTTTGTTGCCTTTATTATTCAAGTAAGCATTGTACTCTTTTTTATTACTCTTGGATTATacacaagtgtttttttattcattctttGTCTGTTCTCATCTgacttttttgttaattttgggTTCATTCTCACCCATACTTCTGAACCAACTGTTTCATGTTCGTTCAATTGCTGCAgtttttgctcttcctgctctgCATTAGGCTACAGCCTCTTCAGGGGCTTGGCCCTGTATTGCTGTTTGCAGCTCTATTTGTAAGTGtatttgtttttggttttttttacatcaatatATACAAATACAGAAGCATATGATTGCATTGGTGTATCTTACCATATTTTTACGAAATGAACTTTATATGTATTACTGATATTTATCTGACTTCGTAAAATGGATTATTATGTTGACTCAGAAAACTTAAAACAATTAGGATCACTTTAAACTTGAAACATTAGGATCACATTATTGACCACATACCCACAAACcgataacacaaataaaacaaattattttaaatgcaatattCTCTTTGAGGAgtgtaataaaaacagaaactaAAAGTAGAAAATAGAAATTAATATACAATAATGAAAGTGGCAAGAATAAAACCTTTAGGATCAATTTATTGATATAGCCACAGCCCAATtacaaaactaaaacaaatccTTATTGTAAGTGCAATATTCTCTAAAAGGGGtgtaataaaaaactaaaaatcagaAGCTAATTTGAAACATTAGATGTTTCCTCCAGCCTCATAAAAACAGTCGCTTCCACAGTATCCCTCGAAGTCATTTAGAGTAAAACCCTTGCAACATGCCTCTTTGACCTCTCCCTCTGTAGCCTGCACAATGATCCTTGTACAaaccccatttccagaaaaattgggacattttgtaaaatgcagtaaaatcaagaatctgtgatttgttaattCTTTGTTctctaattattaatttaactaacaaaagtacaaaaaaaaaaaaaaaaaaaagatttccaatgttttcactgaataactttattgtattttgtaaacaaattttgatatttatggctgcaacacactccagaaaagttgggacagaggcatgtttaccactgcgtcacatcacctttccttttaattacaatttttaatcatttgggAATTGAGGATACCAATTGTTGCAATTTTACAAGTGGAATTTTTACCCAGTCTAGCCTGATACAAGACATCTGCTCAACAGTCTGTGGTCATCGTTGTCTGATTCTCTTTTTCATGATGggccatacattttcaataagagtcagatctggactgcaggcaggcagTCAGACACATCCATTCTACAGTGTTATGTCTAGAAACCACTCTGATGTAGCACGTGCAGAATGAGGCCTGAtttgctcctgtctgcctctGCTCGCTGCCTCGCTGCTGGTGGTTTGCGtctccgtatagctttgttttctcttttattgaatcttttacttttattcattgttgcttatattattattattgcctaccacattaatctgacgtcgctagcttgtaatctttgaatctaaatcgctgttacaaccaaggttataatcgttaacgaaaacgaacgaaaaaacggaaactaggtgggaaaaaacattgtcgttaactgaaataaaataaaaacgaggcattacacactcttaaaacaaatgtgttgaaaacaacacaacatgttatttttaacacatgCTCTGAGTGTGCTCAGGGACAACACATGATGAGTTAAATTCAACACACAAAATGTGTTATAAAATGTAACACATAAATGTGCAGCTCAAGTTAACACATTGATGTGTTCTTTTTGTATGTACTTAACACAACTGTGTGTTACTAAGaaattgtttaatatatattaatataaaatttattacaaatgttAGATCAAACAATTTGTGTACATTATGAAATCTCACAGGAACCAATTACACTGCTCACAtactatttatttgtttttctttttaacatcgaattaatgcattcaaatatttttactaCAGTATGCTGACCTTAAACTTGTGAAATAAGAATGAACACATTCAAcatcatacattttaaaaacgattcattaaatattataaaactcatcttttaagcagtcaaataaaatgtcaaatatgtaTGAAACAGTTTAACATATAAAGTACCACATTTTCTGAACTTATTCTCAAGTGTACcaacatttaatttcatatagaaaaaatacttttaattaaCCTAAAAACTATTCAAAGGAAATAACCATTACACACttactgtttgtttttcttttttaacatgGAATTAATGCGttcaaatgtttttactacagtacACTGACTATAAACTTGTGAAATAAGCATTAACAcatcatacattttaaaaaccattcatcaaatattataaaactcatctgttaagcagtcaaataaaatgtcaaatatgtaTGAAACAGTCTAACATATAAAGTACCATATTTTCTAAACTTATTCTCAAGTGTACCAACATTTAATtttcatacagaaaaaaatattttaattaacctAAAAACTGTATTCAAAGAAATAACCATTACACACTTACGGTGTATGCATTCACCTATAGGTGATCATGTTAAAAAACAATTCATTGTCTAATCTGGTCAAAACACAATGTGTTCAACAGTTTCAACCGCCaacatgtttaaaacaaaattttgtATTTAGGAGTTACATATTGCTGATCACAAAATGATACAATATTTAAAGGTCTGTAATCTATTAAGTCACCAGGCAGCTTTGCCATATCAAAATCTTTGGTTCTGATGACATTGAAGGAAAAAAGATGTTCATCAAAATATTTAACTTAAAACTCTCAGAAACATAAGTGCACATTCTCTTTCACTTAGGGGAATAATGTGTATAACTTCACCAAATAATGGTTCTCCCCACTCATCTGCTTTTAAAGTCAGAATGCATCCTGTCCTGTATGTTGTCCCCAAAAAACTGATAGTGTTTGCCACATGAACTGAACTGGTATAAGTGAGAGTCTCAAAATGAGAGTCTGTCTTAAGTTTGTCAAGCAATTTGTCACCTTTATACAAAGATGCAATCACAACTGGGAAAGCATTTGAAAGTCgttcactttcctcacgcagtgaacgactcactttcctcagctggcgactcactttcctcgcgcagtgaacgactcactttcctcagctggcgactcactttcctcacgcagcgaacgactcactttcctcagctggcgactcactttcctcgcgcagtgaacgactcactttcctcagctggcgactcactttcctcacgcagcgaacgactcactttcctcagctggcgactcactttcctcgcgcagcgaacgactcactttcctcacacagcgaacgactcactttcctcagctggcgactcactttcctcacgcagtgaacgactcactttcctcagctggcgactcactttcctcgcgcagtgaacgactcactttcctcagctggcgactcactttcctcagctggcgactcactttcctcacgcagcgaacgactcactttcctcagctggcgactcactttcctcgcgcagcgaacgactcactttcctcagctggcgactcactttcctcgcgcagtgaacgactcactttcctcagctggcgactcactttcctcacgcagcgaacgactcacgcagtgaacgactcactttccgcagccggtgACTTACTTgccgcagccggcgactcactttcctcacgcagcaattgactctcctcacgtttcttttcaaatactgtgatgATGCAATAAATAACTACATCGAGTAAAGTTTATCATTTTTTGtgttgtaattgtaatttattctgaagcaatattccAATCAGTGTTCTGTAAACTGTTGTTAAGATGTAAACTGTAAATCATCAGATCTGTATACgctcccttaaagggataggtcaatcatcaaaaataaaaattctgtcatccttgccttaccttctagttgttccgaacctgtatgagtttctttcttctgttgaactaaaaatatattttgaatgtcagtAAACAGACAGCTGACTGTAGCCAGTGAgtttcatagtaggaaaaaaaaatactatggaagtcactggttaccgtcaactgtctggttactgacattcttcaaaatattatcatttttagctcaacagaagaaagaaactcatataggtttggaacaactagagtgtaagtcaatgatgacagaattatcatttaggtttaactatcccttgaaattgattgtcatggcattttttttttttttttttttttacctttttaaaaAGGTAATTTCCCCTAACCTTGGCTATCAATGTCATGTTAATTAGAATAACTCAAGATactaaagatacatttttgatttgcaGTTGTCATGCTTAAAAACTGGTTCTGCagatttttgacatttcaaaattgcattgtttttgtaacACAGTTTAATGTATCTTtagttaaagttatatattttatcaacatttgaactttgcaaaaagggaaatgtcactttttcagaatattgtatattaaagataatttgtaaaatccacaaaagctttatagatctttactgtaaagttgttaaacagtgtttttcatgcttgttttgcacattcatattcaattttatatacatgcatctaaatgccacttctCATGCAGATTTCCTCTGCCATGGAAAAAATAATGGTAAAAGCCCTACagtgagttattctaattaGCCTAACATGAAATTGATAGCCAAGGTTAGgggaaattaactttttataaaggtaaaaaaaaaaaaaaaatgccatgacaatcaatttcaagggatagttaaacctaaatgataattctgtcatcattgacctACACtctagttgttccaaacctatatgagtttctttcttcttttgagctaaaaatgataatattttgaagaatgtcagtaaccagacagttgacggtaaccagtgacttccatagtatttttttttcctactatgaaacTCACTGGCTACAGTCAGCTGTCTGTTTactgacattcaaaatatatattttagttcaacagaagacagaaactcatacaggttcggaacaactagaaggtaaggcaaggatgacagaatttttatttttgattgacctatccctttaagggagcGTATAGCTACAAATCTGATGATTTACAGTTTACATCGTAACAACAGTTTACAGAACACTGATTGGAATATTGCTacagaataaattacaattacaacaCAAAAAATTATAAACTTTACTCGATGTAGTTATTGCATcatcacagtatttgaaaagaaacgtgaggagagtcaattgctgcgtgaggaaagggagtcgccggctgcggaaagtaagtcaccggctgcggaaagtaagtcaccggctgcggaaagtgagtcgccggctgcggaaagtgagtcgccggctgcggaaagtgagtcgttcactgcgtgagtcgttcgctgcgtgaggaaagtgagtcgccagctgaggaaagtgagtcgttcactgcgtgaggaaagtgagtcgttcactgcatgaggaaagtgagtcgccagctgaggaaagcGAGTCGTtcactgcgtgaggaaagtgagtcgttcgctgcgtgaggaaagtgagtcgttcactgcgtgaggaaagggagtcgttcgctgcgtgaggaaagtgagtcgttcactgcgtgaggaaagtgagtcgccagctgaggaaagtgagtcgttcgctgcgtgaggaaagtgagtcggcAGCTGAGGAgagtgagtcgttcgctgcgtgaggaaagtgagtcgccagctgaggaaagtgagtcgttcactgcgtgaggaaagtgagtcgccagctgaggaaagtgagtcgttcgctgcgtgaggaaagtgagtcggcagctgaggagagtcagtggtcagctgcgtgaggaaagtgagtcgttcgctgcgtgaggagagTGTGTATACAGATGCACCGCCGGCCTATCAGTGGTAAACTCAGTGGCTACTGGGAATTGAATAGTGAATTCCCGCGACAAGTCGGTagccatatttttggaccttcCGGCCCGCCATAGGTACCGGCCTACAGAAATGAAACAATGAAAAGCATCAGAAAATGTTGCTGCATGAGAAACAATGTTGTTTATCACAAGCTAAGAGTAAAAAAAGCATACCGGCACTTGCTCCAACAGGTATGAGACTGCAGAGTTCACACAGCATTTACTGCCAGCAACACTTCTCCCAGACGCCGTGGGTGAGGATCGTCAACATAGTGTAGCACAGCTCATCTTGATGAAGATGAAGTGAAGATGCAGGTCACATGCAAAAGaagaattttaaacaaaatttatattattattattttattattaatttatttcatgaattgaacattaaaattcatatttagttttctcatttaaactaggtttaaaaatgtGTGCACATGCAACAAACATTGAGGCAGAAAATCATACCATCTTGCTGATTGTTGGCTTTCTCCAGCAAGTGTTGTATGTCATTTTTCTTCTCCAAGGATGCTATTTGCTTCAGCTTTGGAATTATGCACCCTTCCCATTTCCGGATAAAAAAGTCGTTTTTGCCATCCGTGAGTTTGGAAAATTCAATGTCCATcttcaatgaaaaaaaagaaaaagaaagaaatattaatattacaattatgGAATATAAGTTTGTGTAAAGTTCTCTCTTAGTTGAGCATGTCTATTACCAAGGCGGGCATGTCAAGAAATCTGGGATATTCTTTGAAGATTTCAGCAACAGTTGGGGATTTGCTTGTTATCCATTTCCTTCGGTAACTGAAGGTTTGTTCAACTGCAGCCTTTATTGATGATGAATTCTCTGGTGACGGTCGCATCCTTTTTATCAGGGTCAACCACTCACTTGGCACAGTTTCATCTTGACTCGGCAAAGAAGGTTGCAGTGTACAATGACGACGTTTCAAACTGTACATCCGCTGGTTCTGTTGAAGCTTCCGTCTGATGTTCTCTATAAAGCCACTGTGTGATGGCCCATCAAAAAAATGCTCCTGACATGAGTAATGCAAAAATAGAATTAAGTTGGAGTCAAATATACTTGAGCAGTTTAAATTCACATTgctaaataatttattttataatgtaaaaacatcCTTACATGTCCCTCATTTTCACCAAAGGGCACTTGAATCCTTAACGAGGGGAACAATGACACAATCTCCTTTGCTAGTGCCAGCTTTTCTGTACCAAATGGATAgctgggagaaaaaaaaaagaaaaaaaaaaaaaaatcaagtcacAGAAATGGCTCTAACACAAACATCGACAAACATAAagacactatatatatatatatatatatatatatatatatatatatatatatatatatatatatatatatatataaacactggTACTTTAGACTGTTAAAGTTATTTATTGAATTAACCTTATTTACTTTTctatttttaacagttttatgaaatgtttaatttatttaaatacaatgtaatttaaattaaatttattttaaacaaatacaCCTTACATTTTATAAACAACCACTTATACTCACAATCCATGTTTCTCAACGAGGTCACTGACAGCAACTTTAACAAGAAACTTTCTTGAAGAAATAGAAAGTGTCTTTGTCTCTTCGTGTTCTCTCAGGATTGTAGGGGCTTTTTCTTCAAGCAGTGTAAGCAATCCAGTTGGGGTGCCAGTACGAGTTACATCTGATGAATGACACtaagaaatgaaaatgaaaaacattttaagtatttaaatgtttactttGACCACTAGtaatataaatgtgaaataCATTAATGGTTTACCTGTAATGGTTGAACACTTCCTTCTAATATATCCTGGGTGTTGCTTGCAATATAATGTATTTGAAATTTGTCAAGAGACAGCTCAGTTTTGGCTGAGGCTATCAGTTCTCCGATACTTCCAACTGTGAATAGTTTTCGCCATATTTCCTTTCCGTCTATGAAGACAGTTGCAAGCACTCTGTGTAAAATTGTTAGAGTAACTGTAATTTGTTCCTCGACATCCATCATCTAAATAAAAGGgggaaaaatatccatatatatacACCGCACAATGAGAAAACAAATAACAGtgtataacaataaaaaattacattttaaatagtcaGTGACTCGTCAGGTAACGTAGCACAAAAATGGCGCGCAAGGTCGATTACGTTATGTTTGCGTTGTTGAATATGAAACATTCCATAGTAATTGTAAAAGGACCATAAGGTTAATGAGTTCATACTCAACGTTCAATACAAATATGTATTTCGCTTAATACGTATAATTAACAATTCTGCCAACACGGCTTTACAAAAACCGTAAATGCGACAGCTAGTTGGCCTATAGACGACATTTagttagtgatggccgatttcgaaacactgcttcatgaagctccgaagcttcatgaatctttttgtttcgaatcagtgattcggagcgtgtatcaaactgccaaagtcacgtgattttagtaaacgaggcttcattacgtcatcactgtttcgaaacagttcgaaatttcagtggttcaccgatagagggcgatgataaagtgagcccatgaatcatgcagatttactgagaactattgaacaagtgtctagggctttaccctatggttttacctgatctccgaTCAGTTTAATAcagttgtagatgttttaattatacattagaataatcaaaattaataatggtagttattaatctcttattggcctgtttagcttgagccatggaacagataaacaagcctttaaaattgataaaagaacacaaattatacagacactctatatttaatcttattagatgattagttaattccatttaattgattttactttaaataaaacttttgaaatacatttgttaaagtgtatttttaatgcatgtttggcctgagttttgttgcatttgcactgctctgaccactaggggtcaccgtggagacgggtgtcagattgttccgaagcctcgaatcattacggcacatttgattcagctgcttcagtgtttcatgaagcctcgatctgcccatcactacATTTAGTTAACAGGCCAGCCGTGTATTTGAACTGGGGTACGAATCATGGAGAcgacataattaaaaaaatacaacaacaactTCTTGGACAACTAACACAAAATAATCTTAGGCAAGGTTGGGAAAAAAGTTACTATTATAGaggtattttaattattttcactCACCTGAGGCAGAAAGCTGAATCATCCGACATGGCTGACGGGGCGACAGTTGAAAAGGAACGTCACTACGCAGGCGCGCCATGCGCGCACAGCATGCCGAAATCCAGTATTCTCACCCCGCGCGCCCAAATGCTTATTTTATATTGGCAACATTATAAACTACATGAATACAGTAGATATCaatataagtaaaaaaaaaaaaaaaaaaaaaaaaaaaaacattttatttatatgtactGCTTAAATGTGTTTAACACAGGGGCGTAAATCGCGGGGGGACGGGGGGGTCAGGACCACCCCTATCTGAGTGCAGtcgccaaaaaaaaataattaaaaaacactGTAAGTATTGTAAATGATATATAGTTATAATAATTGTGTAAGTATTAAAGAAATACAAACGCAAACAGGCGTTTtaagtttaaaaacattttgagtCACCCCTCCCTTGCCTCACAGTGGTTTGGTCCACCGCGCACGTCACACTTGTGTGTGTAGTCTGGCGGCGCCGGCGGGAGAAGACAGTTAGTTCTGCAGACAGACAGTAGTTGAGAGGAGCTCCAGTAAGCAGGCTGTCAAGGctgttttattcaaaaacatcggatgaagtggttatttttgctttaatacTGACGACGCTGAGTAATTAATTAgtcataacaacaacaaaaaagaaagaaagaaaaacaagatgATAACACGATTTTTTTCCGTGAGTCCGCTATTTTAGCGATTATAATTTTGCCTAAAGTTACCTAAGTTACCTAAAGCTTGTTTGGTAGCTTGTTTATAATAGCTTGTTGGATACTAGTCACCCCCACCAACAACAATTAACACTGATAAGAATATGAGAACTGCAATAAGGCTAATTGATTTACTGTTGTGTGTTTGGTTTAGCTCAATGTGTATTCATCATATTTTGGTGACTTGGTtgtaaacaacttaaaaaatattcaaataaataaattattttgaatattttggtcaatttagtCAGTTTTTTCATTGAACCAAAGAGAAATAATGAGCATAATGGCACAGTCTATGCtacaataataatagtagtaagATTTTCTTCTGTGTAACATTACATATATCCTTTATAAGTAAAATTTTGGCTGTATTATTTGTGTCCCCTTCAAAAATTGCTCTTGAGAAAATTTTATGCTTACTGTCCGATGAAATTTACACCCCTGGTTTAACAATCAGTTAAGCACAATATTTACACACAATGTGTCTGTAGT is a window of Megalobrama amblycephala isolate DHTTF-2021 linkage group LG6, ASM1881202v1, whole genome shotgun sequence DNA encoding:
- the LOC125269681 gene encoding uncharacterized protein LOC125269681 gives rise to the protein MMDVEEQITVTLTILHRVLATVFIDGKEIWRKLFTVGSIGELIASAKTELSLDKFQIHYIASNTQDILEGSVQPLQCHSSDVTRTGTPTGLLTLLEEKAPTILREHEETKTLSISSRKFLVKVAVSDLVEKHGFYPFGTEKLALAKEIVSLFPSLRIQVPFGENEGHEHFFDGPSHSGFIENIRRKLQQNQRMYSLKRRHCTLQPSLPSQDETVPSEWLTLIKRMRPSPENSSSIKAAVEQTFSYRRKWITSKSPTVAEIFKEYPRFLDMPALMDIEFSKLTDGKNDFFIRKWEGCIIPKLKQIASLEKKNDIQHLLEKANNQQDDELCYTMLTILTHGVWEKCCWQ